A single region of the Miscanthus floridulus cultivar M001 unplaced genomic scaffold, ASM1932011v1 os_982_1_2, whole genome shotgun sequence genome encodes:
- the LOC136535483 gene encoding secreted RxLR effector protein 161-like, with protein sequence MASRFMEKPTVMHQKAVKQILRYLQGTLDYGLVYTQEGKKEVLVGYSYSDHPGDIVGRRSTGGMAFFLNESLITWNSDKEKIVALSSCEAEFMAANAAAMQGLWLRNLLAEITGEPPQTVTLFVDNNSAITLMKNLVFHGRNKHIDTKYHFIRECVERGQLQVKRVSTEE encoded by the coding sequence ATGGCAAGTAGGTTTATGGAGAAGCCTACAGTGATGCATCAGAAGGCAGTGAAGCAGATCTTGAGATATTTGCAGGGCACTCTTGATTATGGCTTGGTGTATACTCAGGAGGGTAAGAAGGAAGTCCTAGTGGGGTATTCATACAGTGACCATCCAGGAGACATTGTTGGGAGAAGAAGCACAGGAGGGATGGCTTTCTTTCTCAATGAGAGTTTGATCACATGGAACTCTGACAAGGAGAAGATAGTTGCCTTATCTTCTTGTGAAGCTGAGTTCATGGCAGCCAATGCAGCAGCAATGCAGGGACTATGGCTGAGAAACCTGCTGGCAGAGATCACTGGTGAGCCACCACAGACAGTGACGTTGTTTGTtgacaacaattcagccattACTCTAATGAAGAACCTAGTGTTTCATGGGCGCAACAAGCACATTGATACCAAGTATCATTTCATTAGAGAGTGTGTTGAAAGAGGACAGCTTCAGGTGAAGCGTGTCAGCACTGAAGAATAG